One region of Anoplopoma fimbria isolate UVic2021 breed Golden Eagle Sablefish chromosome 10, Afim_UVic_2022, whole genome shotgun sequence genomic DNA includes:
- the hey1 gene encoding LOW QUALITY PROTEIN: hairy/enhancer-of-split related with YRPW motif protein 1 (The sequence of the model RefSeq protein was modified relative to this genomic sequence to represent the inferred CDS: inserted 1 base in 1 codon), translating to MKRNHDFSSSDSELDETIEVEKESADENGNMSSPLGSMSPTTSTQVQARKRRRGIIEKRRRDRINNSLSELRRLVPSAFEKQGSAKLEKAEILQMTVDHLKMLHAAGGKGYFDAHALAMDYRGLGFRECLAETARYLSIIEGLDSADPLRIRLVSHLNNYASQREAHSGLSHLAWGSAFGSPPAHLTHPLLLQHQQGAPLAPLPRSTTSSPQTPLSSSSTSSSSSCSSSSSVAETHVPGRRSGSATPHSDQGPIRVPXTTAAPASVPHPALVSSSVSKLSPPLLSSLSAFPFPFSAFPLISPATALGAPLPTSSVGKPYRPWGMEIGAF from the exons ATGAAGAGGAATCACGATTTCAGCTCCTCGGACAGCGAGTTGGATGAGACCATTGAGGTGGAGAAGGAGAGCGCGGATGAGAATGG GAACATGAGCTCTCCTCTCGGGTCCATGTCTCCCACAACATCAACTCAAGTGCAGGCGAGGAAAAGGCGTCGAGGc ATAATTGAGAAACGGCGCCGTGACCGGATCAACAACAGCCTCAGTGAACTCCGCAGACTGGTTCCCAGCGCCTTTGAGAAACAG GGCTCTGCCAAACTGGAGAAAGCAGAGATTTTGCAGATGACTGTTGACCATCTGAAGATGCTTCACGCTGCTGGAGGCAAAG GTTATTTTGACGCCCATGCTCTGGCTATGGACTACCGTGGCCTGGGTTTCAGGGAGTGCCTGGCTGAGACGGCCCGTTATCTGAGCATCATCGAGGGCTTGGACAGCGCCGACCCTCTGCGGATCCGTCTGGTCTCCCACCTCAACAACTACGCCAGTCAAAGGGAGGCTCACTCTGGCCTGAGTCACCTGGCCTGGGGCTCTGCGTTCGGCTCCCCTCCTGCCCACCTGAcgcaccccctcctcctccagcaccagCAGGGGGCACCGCTGGCGCCTTTGCCCcgcagcaccaccagcagcccCCAGACTCCTCTATCATCTTcatccacctcttcctcctcctcttgttcttCATCCTCGTCCGTTGCAGAGACTCACGTCCCGGGCCGGCGCAGCGGCAGCGCCACCCCCCACTCGGATCAAGGCCCAATCCGGGTCC CCACCACCGCGGCCCCCGCCAGCGTCCCACACCCGGCCCTGGTCTCCTCATCAGTGTCTAAGctgtcccctcctctcctctcctccctctcggCGTTCCCCTTCCCCTTCAGCGCCTTTCCCCTCATCTCCCCCGCCACGGCCCTCGGCGCCCCGCTCCCCACATCCAGCGTGGGCAAACCCTACAGACCCTGGGGAATGGAGATAGGAGCCTTCTGA